A genome region from Methylohalobius crimeensis 10Ki includes the following:
- a CDS encoding sodium ion-translocating decarboxylase subunit beta: MENLGLLWESTGLANFTIGQASMIGVGLLLLYLAIRKGFEPLLLIPIGFGAVLSNIPVAEISGEGGILYYLYYGIKTGVFPLLIFMGVGALTDFGPMLANPRTLFLGGAAQFGIFGTLLGAIALNFIPGLDFNLKDAAAIAIIGGADGPTSIYVASRLSPELLGAIAVASYSYMALVPLIQPPIIRLLTTEKERQIEMPQMRAVSQREKIVFPLLLILLAALLLPSAAPLIGMFALGNLMRECGVVERLSRTTQNELINIVTIFLGLSVGSKLNAASFLRLETLGILVLGAIAFALGTATGILMAKLMNRLGKVPINPLLGAAGVSAVPMAARVANKVGLESNPHNFLLMHAMGPNVAGVIGSAVAAGILLALVH; encoded by the coding sequence ATGGAAAACCTCGGTTTACTCTGGGAAAGCACGGGCCTGGCCAATTTCACCATCGGCCAAGCGTCGATGATCGGCGTCGGCCTGCTGCTCCTGTATCTGGCCATTCGCAAAGGCTTCGAGCCGCTGTTGCTGATCCCGATCGGCTTCGGCGCGGTCCTCAGCAACATTCCGGTGGCGGAGATCTCCGGGGAAGGCGGAATCCTGTATTATCTTTACTACGGCATCAAGACCGGCGTCTTTCCTTTGTTGATCTTCATGGGCGTGGGCGCGCTGACCGACTTCGGACCCATGCTCGCCAATCCCCGCACCTTGTTTCTGGGGGGAGCGGCCCAATTCGGCATCTTCGGCACCCTCCTCGGCGCCATCGCCCTCAACTTCATTCCCGGCCTGGATTTTAACCTCAAAGATGCGGCCGCCATCGCCATCATCGGCGGCGCGGACGGTCCCACCTCGATCTATGTCGCTTCACGCCTGTCACCGGAGTTGCTCGGGGCGATCGCGGTGGCCTCTTACTCCTACATGGCCTTGGTCCCCTTGATCCAACCACCGATCATTCGGTTGTTGACCACGGAGAAGGAGCGGCAAATCGAAATGCCCCAAATGCGCGCGGTCAGTCAAAGGGAGAAAATCGTGTTCCCCCTCCTATTGATCCTCCTCGCCGCGCTGTTACTGCCGTCGGCCGCCCCCCTGATCGGGATGTTCGCCCTGGGCAATCTGATGCGCGAATGCGGCGTGGTGGAACGGCTCAGTCGAACCACCCAGAATGAACTGATCAACATCGTGACCATTTTCCTGGGACTGTCGGTGGGTTCCAAGCTCAATGCGGCCAGTTTCCTGCGCCTGGAAACCCTGGGAATATTGGTGCTCGGCGCCATCGCCTTCGCCCTCGGAACCGCCACCGGTATCCTCATGGCCAAGCTCATGAATCGCCTGGGCAAGGTCCCCATCAACCCCCTTTTAGGAGCGGCGGGCGTCTCGGCCGTGCCCATGGCGGCCCGCGTCGCCAACAAAGTCGGTTTGGAAAGCAACCCCCACAATTTTCTTTTGATGCATGCCATGGGTCCCAACGTGGCGGGCGTCATCGGATCTGCCGTGGCGGCAGGAATTCTGTTAGCATTGGTTCACTGA
- the oadA gene encoding sodium-extruding oxaloacetate decarboxylase subunit alpha, which yields MTKRLGITEVVLRDAHQSLLATRFRLEDMLPICSKLDQVGFWSLEVWGGATFDACIRYLGEDPWERLRAFKQALPNTPLQMLLRGQNLLGYRHYADDVVDAFVERAAAGGIDVFRIFDALNDLRNIEHAVKAVVAAGKHAQGTMSYTISPVHTVDTWVDLGRRLEDLGAHSVCIKDMAGLLSPHVATELVGRLKKSLDIPVHLHCHATTGLSVATFYAAAEAGIDNLDTAVSSMSMTYSHSPTETMIAIFQGHARDTGLDLERVEEIGLYFREVRKKYAQFEGALKGVDSRILVAQVPGGMLTNMENQLKEQNASDKLDQVLKEIPRVRKDLGYIPLVTPSSQIVGTQAVINVLSGERYKTITKEVQALLKGEYGATPAPVNEELQQRALQGEAPISHRPADQLAPEMEKLTEELTQLAREHNVQLADHAIEDVLIYALFPQIGWKFLQERGNSEAFEPRPQEEAASPAPTAPSAAPPANAPASYKVVVNQKVYHVEVAPHGAVTSIQPTAEPAAQGASQGGAQITAPMAGTILKVNVSPGDNVQEGDLVLVMEAMKMETEIHAKQGGTVQTVRVKEGDAVAVDDVLIILD from the coding sequence ATGACCAAGCGTTTAGGCATTACCGAAGTCGTATTGCGCGACGCCCATCAGTCGCTGTTAGCCACCCGCTTCCGACTTGAAGATATGCTGCCCATTTGTTCCAAGCTGGACCAAGTCGGTTTCTGGTCCTTGGAGGTCTGGGGCGGTGCCACCTTCGACGCATGTATCCGTTATTTGGGCGAAGACCCGTGGGAACGGCTGCGGGCCTTCAAACAGGCGCTCCCCAACACCCCCCTGCAAATGCTGCTGCGCGGCCAGAATTTGCTCGGCTACCGCCATTACGCCGACGACGTGGTGGACGCTTTCGTGGAGCGGGCCGCCGCCGGCGGAATCGACGTATTCCGCATTTTCGACGCCCTCAACGACCTGCGCAACATCGAACACGCGGTCAAGGCCGTCGTCGCCGCCGGCAAGCACGCCCAGGGCACCATGTCCTATACCATCAGCCCGGTGCATACCGTCGACACCTGGGTGGACCTGGGCAGACGCTTGGAGGATCTGGGCGCCCACTCGGTCTGCATCAAGGACATGGCGGGACTGCTCAGCCCGCACGTGGCCACCGAACTGGTGGGCCGCCTGAAAAAAAGCCTGGATATCCCGGTCCATCTTCATTGTCATGCCACCACCGGCCTGAGTGTGGCCACTTTTTACGCCGCCGCCGAAGCCGGGATCGACAACCTCGACACCGCGGTTTCCTCCATGAGCATGACCTACAGCCACAGCCCCACGGAAACCATGATCGCCATCTTTCAGGGCCACGCGCGCGATACCGGGCTGGACCTGGAACGGGTGGAAGAAATCGGTCTTTATTTCCGCGAGGTGCGGAAAAAATACGCCCAATTCGAAGGCGCGCTCAAGGGGGTCGACAGCCGCATTCTCGTGGCCCAGGTACCCGGCGGCATGCTCACCAATATGGAAAATCAGCTCAAAGAGCAAAATGCCTCCGACAAGCTGGACCAGGTGCTCAAAGAGATCCCCCGGGTGCGAAAAGACCTGGGCTACATTCCCCTGGTGACACCGTCTTCCCAAATCGTCGGCACCCAAGCGGTCATCAACGTGCTTTCCGGAGAACGTTACAAGACCATCACCAAGGAAGTTCAGGCACTGCTGAAGGGCGAGTACGGCGCCACCCCCGCTCCGGTCAACGAGGAACTGCAACAGCGGGCCCTCCAGGGAGAAGCCCCCATCAGCCACCGCCCGGCGGATCAACTCGCCCCGGAAATGGAGAAATTGACCGAAGAGTTGACCCAACTGGCCCGGGAACATAACGTTCAATTGGCCGACCATGCCATCGAAGACGTCTTGATCTACGCCCTTTTCCCGCAAATCGGTTGGAAATTTCTCCAGGAACGCGGCAATTCGGAGGCATTCGAACCGCGGCCGCAGGAGGAAGCCGCCTCCCCGGCGCCAACCGCCCCGAGCGCCGCGCCGCCGGCCAACGCTCCGGCCAGCTATAAGGTCGTGGTCAATCAAAAGGTTTATCACGTGGAAGTGGCTCCCCACGGAGCGGTCACCTCCATCCAGCCAACCGCCGAGCCTGCCGCGCAAGGCGCCAGCCAAGGCGGAGCCCAGATCACCGCCCCGATGGCCGGCACGATCCTCAAAGTCAACGTCAGTCCGGGAGATAACGTGCAAGAAGGGGATCTGGTCTTGGTCATGGAGGCCATGAAGATGGAAACCGAAATCCACGCCAAGCAAGGCGGAACCGTGCAAACGGTTCGAGTCAAGGAAGGGGATGCGGTCGCGGTGGACGACGTATTGATTATTTTGGATTGA
- a CDS encoding PepSY-like domain-containing protein: protein MRTLIFAALFGLSTSVLAEELRFEDLPKSVQEAFEQTHPNARDVEVEKEAEEYGEPLYEIEFEADGVEYEAFYHTDGSFFGYEREFPRGLLPQAVKDSIEKRFPQGEIQAAEVVVNAEDEPLAYAVKIKDNGEEWEAYFNADGSFINQLKD from the coding sequence ATGCGTACCCTAATCTTTGCCGCATTATTCGGCTTGAGCACCTCTGTTCTTGCAGAGGAACTTCGCTTCGAAGACTTGCCGAAAAGCGTTCAAGAAGCATTCGAGCAGACCCACCCCAACGCCCGTGACGTGGAAGTGGAGAAGGAAGCCGAGGAATACGGCGAACCCCTCTATGAAATCGAGTTCGAGGCCGACGGCGTTGAATACGAAGCCTTCTATCACACCGACGGGAGCTTTTTCGGCTATGAACGCGAATTTCCCCGCGGTTTATTGCCTCAAGCGGTCAAGGACTCGATCGAGAAAAGGTTTCCCCAGGGGGAAATACAAGCCGCCGAAGTGGTGGTCAACGCGGAAGACGAGCCTCTGGCCTATGCAGTGAAAATCAAGGACAACGGCGAGGAATGGGAAGCCTATTTCAATGCCGACGGCTCTTTCATCAATCAACTGAAAGATTGA
- a CDS encoding zinc ribbon domain-containing protein — MSSQWQKPLQSLVAMIATWILGMLVAQIPVFAHPLVANLSLAEAVLYLTQFALLVLFFILGRQISAALPENGKTASFLRAILAPLVVLIILGLGQETLLNLTSPYLSVTGERLLIVAFWLAILVSAGWLIWLCYTHASKLVAGIIALVDKLRHWRHQIRTCPGCGAHLKEDFPYCPYCGAPLQTGHSEPSPGTTREP; from the coding sequence ATGTCCAGCCAATGGCAAAAACCGCTTCAATCCTTGGTCGCGATGATCGCCACCTGGATATTGGGAATGCTGGTCGCCCAAATTCCCGTCTTCGCCCATCCCCTGGTGGCGAATTTATCCTTGGCCGAAGCGGTTCTCTACCTGACCCAGTTCGCCCTCCTCGTCCTGTTTTTCATTCTGGGCCGTCAAATCAGCGCGGCCTTGCCGGAAAACGGCAAAACTGCTTCGTTTCTGCGAGCGATTCTTGCCCCGCTGGTCGTCTTGATCATCCTGGGCCTGGGTCAGGAGACGTTGCTGAATCTGACTTCTCCTTATCTCTCCGTCACCGGCGAACGATTGTTGATTGTGGCGTTCTGGCTGGCCATCCTGGTCAGCGCAGGGTGGCTGATTTGGCTCTGCTATACCCATGCCTCGAAATTGGTGGCGGGCATCATCGCTCTGGTCGACAAACTTCGACACTGGCGTCACCAAATCCGCACCTGCCCCGGGTGCGGCGCTCACTTGAAAGAGGACTTTCCTTACTGCCCCTACTGCGGCGCTCCCTTGCAGACAGGGCATTCGGAACCCTCCCCGGGAACCACTCGCGAGCCTTAA
- a CDS encoding DsrE family protein, protein MAKILISAKHGTENPTLATLPYIAAKTAQAQGHEPLIFLWDEATALVRPGAADHIVGVNVKALKEVLSEVVEMGIPIWACKGCALARGVEPEKMIPNAEIKEMGDFIQALADCDKNVEY, encoded by the coding sequence ATGGCCAAGATTCTGATTTCCGCCAAGCATGGCACCGAGAATCCAACGCTGGCGACTTTGCCTTACATCGCCGCCAAGACGGCCCAGGCCCAAGGTCACGAACCACTGATTTTTCTATGGGACGAGGCGACCGCGCTGGTCCGGCCCGGAGCGGCCGATCATATCGTGGGCGTGAACGTCAAAGCGTTGAAGGAAGTCTTGTCCGAGGTGGTCGAGATGGGTATTCCCATCTGGGCTTGCAAAGGATGCGCCTTGGCGCGCGGCGTGGAGCCGGAAAAGATGATCCCCAACGCCGAAATCAAGGAAATGGGGGATTTTATTCAGGCGTTGGCGGATTGCGATAAAAACGTCGAGTATTGA
- a CDS encoding NAD(P)/FAD-dependent oxidoreductase — protein MTTTNPHHSIVIIGGGAAGAGMAHRVVEQLKCTDVAVIEPSEVHYYQPMWTLVGAGIVNRKTTARNMADLLPRQANWIKERVASVDPDQKVVTAEGGNKIGYDWLIVAAGLKLDWERVDGLSKEIVGQHGICSNYSYDTVDDTWEMLRNFTGGTALFTMPPMPIKCPGAPQKIAYLAEDYFRRKGIRDRCTVHYLTATPGIFGVKKYADALTNRVLKPRDIQTSYRHNLVAIRPEAREAVFENLDSGETVVHQYDMIHVTPPQSPPDFVKNSPLANEAGWVDVDQYTMRHVRYPNVFALGDCAGSPNSKTAAAVRSQAPVVVRNLAAAMGGGDLKAQYDGYGSCPLVTRYGRVILAEFLYGGEVRETFPFDQGKERLSMYLLKRYVLPLVYWKGLVKGRQWPKPVPRDFGSGHDPL, from the coding sequence ATGACCACGACAAACCCACATCATTCGATCGTGATAATTGGCGGCGGCGCCGCAGGTGCCGGTATGGCCCACCGGGTGGTGGAACAGCTCAAATGTACGGATGTGGCGGTGATCGAGCCGTCCGAAGTGCATTATTACCAACCCATGTGGACCTTGGTGGGGGCGGGCATCGTCAATCGGAAAACCACGGCGCGCAATATGGCCGATTTGCTTCCCCGGCAGGCGAATTGGATCAAGGAGCGGGTCGCTTCGGTCGACCCGGATCAAAAAGTGGTGACTGCCGAGGGCGGCAATAAGATCGGCTACGATTGGCTGATTGTCGCCGCCGGTCTCAAGTTGGATTGGGAAAGGGTCGATGGCTTGAGCAAGGAGATCGTCGGCCAACATGGCATCTGCAGCAATTATAGCTATGACACGGTGGATGACACTTGGGAAATGCTCCGGAATTTCACCGGCGGCACGGCGCTTTTCACCATGCCGCCGATGCCGATCAAATGCCCGGGCGCTCCCCAGAAGATCGCCTATCTGGCGGAGGACTATTTCCGCCGCAAGGGGATTCGCGATCGCTGCACCGTGCATTATTTGACGGCCACGCCCGGCATCTTCGGCGTCAAGAAATACGCCGATGCGCTGACGAATCGGGTGCTCAAACCGCGCGACATCCAGACGAGCTATCGCCATAATCTGGTGGCCATCCGGCCCGAGGCGCGCGAGGCGGTGTTCGAAAACCTCGACAGCGGCGAAACCGTGGTCCATCAATACGATATGATCCATGTCACACCGCCCCAGTCGCCGCCGGATTTCGTCAAAAACAGTCCGCTGGCCAATGAAGCCGGCTGGGTGGACGTGGACCAGTACACCATGCGGCATGTGCGCTATCCCAACGTCTTCGCCTTGGGGGATTGCGCCGGCAGCCCCAACTCCAAGACCGCCGCCGCGGTGCGTTCCCAGGCGCCGGTGGTGGTCCGCAACTTGGCCGCGGCGATGGGCGGCGGCGATCTCAAGGCGCAATACGACGGTTACGGCTCCTGTCCCCTGGTGACTCGTTACGGCCGCGTCATTCTGGCGGAATTCCTGTATGGGGGAGAGGTACGCGAAACCTTTCCCTTCGATCAGGGCAAGGAGCGGCTGAGCATGTATCTCCTCAAGCGCTACGTCCTGCCGCTGGTGTACTGGAAAGGACTGGTCAAGGGACGTCAATGGCCGAAACCGGTACCGCGCGATTTCGGCAGCGGTCATGACCCGCTCTGA
- the cydB gene encoding cytochrome d ubiquinol oxidase subunit II — protein sequence MDYDTLKIIWWLMIGLYMVGFVLTVGFDLGIAMLLPFLGRGDAERRTILSTVMGTWEGNQVWLVTLGGILFAVWPLVYASLFSGPYLAIMLLLFSLLLRPAGFDFRDKLKSPAWRKFWDWALFAGGFLPALLLGVVMGNLLLGLPFRFNESLRMTYTGAFWDLLHPFALLCGTITVALLVLHGANFLQCRTLGPIALRARQAASISAFVAVGAMGLVALSLFGIEGHRIVDSPDPATAFSPLEKTVEVIGAGWLRNFLIHPWMLIAPAVAVTGTLMAGAFARQFIPGLAFWVSGAAMAATLLTEAFALFPFLLPSSLDPGSGLTVWDAVSSPFTLKLVLALTLIFLPIVITYTGWVYRVLWGPVTGSTIENH from the coding sequence ATGGACTACGATACGCTGAAAATCATTTGGTGGTTGATGATCGGCCTTTATATGGTGGGCTTCGTCCTGACCGTGGGATTCGATCTGGGCATCGCCATGTTGCTGCCGTTTCTGGGGCGCGGCGATGCCGAACGCCGGACGATCCTCTCGACGGTGATGGGAACCTGGGAGGGCAATCAGGTGTGGTTGGTCACTTTGGGCGGGATTCTGTTCGCCGTGTGGCCGCTGGTGTACGCCAGCTTGTTCTCGGGACCGTATCTGGCGATCATGCTGCTGCTATTCTCCTTACTGCTGCGGCCGGCCGGATTCGATTTCCGCGACAAGCTCAAGTCCCCTGCCTGGCGCAAGTTTTGGGATTGGGCGTTGTTCGCCGGCGGTTTCCTGCCGGCGCTGCTATTGGGCGTGGTGATGGGAAATCTCCTCCTGGGGCTGCCGTTCCGGTTCAATGAATCCCTGCGGATGACGTATACGGGCGCCTTTTGGGACTTGCTGCATCCCTTTGCATTGCTTTGCGGGACGATCACGGTGGCTTTATTGGTCCTGCACGGCGCCAATTTTCTCCAGTGTCGCACCCTCGGCCCGATTGCCTTGCGCGCCCGGCAAGCCGCTTCGATCAGTGCTTTTGTCGCGGTGGGGGCCATGGGCTTGGTCGCTTTGAGTCTATTCGGAATTGAAGGCCATCGGATCGTCGACTCGCCGGATCCGGCCACCGCATTCTCGCCCCTGGAAAAAACCGTCGAGGTGATCGGCGCGGGGTGGCTGCGCAATTTCCTGATCCATCCTTGGATGCTGATCGCTCCCGCCGTTGCGGTGACGGGCACCTTGATGGCCGGGGCGTTCGCCCGCCAATTCATTCCCGGGCTGGCGTTCTGGGTCAGCGGTGCGGCCATGGCGGCTACCTTGCTGACCGAGGCATTCGCATTGTTTCCTTTTCTGCTGCCGTCGTCCCTCGATCCGGGCAGCGGTCTGACCGTTTGGGATGCGGTTTCCAGTCCCTTTACCCTCAAATTGGTATTGGCCCTCACCTTGATATTCCTTCCCATCGTCATTACCTATACCGGGTGGGTTTATCGAGTCCTGTGGGGGCCGGTGACCGGTAGCACCATCGAGAACCACTGA
- a CDS encoding sulfite exporter TauE/SafE family protein, which yields MILAVLLSLLIGLTLGLLGGGGSILTVPILVYALHVPAKEAIATSLLVVGITSLVAMVQHAWKGSVSWRVGVIFGAAGMVGAFLGGWVARYIPSVLLLVGFALIMFATAWAMLRNGQNSRKPKREEGECLDCMAWGEIILHGLVVGAVTGLVGAGGGFLVVPALTLLGGLPMHLAIGTSLLVIFLKSMAGFIGYLSHVSVDYTLAGVVTGSAVVGSFLGSWLAHRIAAKHLRKTFAWFVIGMAIYILFQQWEDFLPALTDLIDHLMDWVDQFKANI from the coding sequence ATGATTCTTGCCGTTTTGTTATCTCTGCTTATCGGTCTCACCTTGGGGCTCCTCGGAGGGGGCGGCTCCATTCTGACCGTTCCGATCCTGGTTTATGCCCTCCATGTACCGGCCAAGGAAGCGATCGCCACCTCCCTGCTGGTCGTGGGTATCACCAGTCTGGTGGCGATGGTCCAACACGCATGGAAAGGATCGGTCAGTTGGCGGGTCGGGGTGATTTTCGGTGCCGCCGGAATGGTGGGGGCGTTCTTGGGCGGATGGGTCGCTCGTTATATTCCCTCGGTACTGTTGCTGGTGGGATTTGCCTTGATCATGTTCGCCACCGCGTGGGCGATGCTGCGCAACGGACAAAACTCCAGGAAGCCGAAGCGGGAAGAGGGCGAATGTTTGGATTGCATGGCCTGGGGAGAAATCATCCTTCACGGCCTGGTGGTGGGGGCCGTCACCGGTTTGGTGGGGGCGGGCGGCGGTTTTCTGGTAGTGCCGGCCTTGACTCTGCTGGGGGGGCTGCCCATGCACTTGGCGATCGGTACCTCGCTGCTGGTCATTTTTCTCAAATCCATGGCCGGATTTATTGGCTACCTCAGCCACGTTTCGGTAGATTACACCTTGGCGGGCGTGGTGACCGGCTCCGCGGTGGTCGGTTCGTTTCTGGGGAGTTGGTTGGCGCACCGAATTGCGGCGAAGCATTTGCGTAAAACCTTCGCTTGGTTTGTAATCGGAATGGCGATTTACATTCTGTTTCAGCAATGGGAGGATTTTCTTCCCGCCTTGACTGATCTGATCGATCATCTTATGGATTGGGTCGATCAATTTAAGGCAAACATCTAA
- the cydX gene encoding cytochrome bd-I oxidase subunit CydX, whose protein sequence is MWYFAWALGMGFACSFAVLNAMWLELNCDMDSSEARSTRDRIAERFSGWGARS, encoded by the coding sequence ATGTGGTATTTCGCCTGGGCTTTGGGAATGGGGTTCGCCTGTTCCTTTGCCGTCCTCAATGCGATGTGGTTGGAATTGAACTGCGATATGGACAGTTCGGAAGCACGATCCACCCGCGATCGAATCGCCGAGCGTTTTTCCGGGTGGGGTGCGCGGTCGTAA
- a CDS encoding MBL fold metallo-hydrolase — MASPVIHHFYHRSTNTFTYVVACPETKNCAIIDSALDFAYNAGRIGTDYADRIIDYVRREGLTVEWLLETHAHADHLSAAAYLQSKLGGKIGIGEHIREVQQFFKSLYNIEDVSGDGSEFDRLFADGETFQIGNVPVRTMHTPGHTPACLTYVVNEEAAFVGDTVFMPDYGTARCDFPNGSSQAMYRSIREKILTLPGETQLYMCHDYRPGAPGERHVSTVKAQRERNPLVHDGTSEDQFVKIRDGIDQVLAAPKFILPSLQVNIRAGRMPPPETNDKRYLKIPLNVLGSGNLPLDF; from the coding sequence ATGGCTTCACCTGTGATTCACCACTTTTACCATAGATCTACCAATACTTTCACTTATGTGGTGGCGTGTCCCGAAACCAAAAATTGTGCGATTATCGACTCGGCCCTGGATTTTGCCTATAACGCGGGCCGTATCGGTACCGACTATGCCGATCGAATCATCGATTATGTCCGCCGGGAGGGGTTGACGGTGGAATGGCTGCTGGAGACCCATGCCCATGCCGACCACCTGAGTGCCGCCGCTTATTTGCAATCCAAGCTCGGCGGCAAGATCGGCATCGGCGAGCATATCCGGGAAGTGCAGCAGTTCTTCAAGAGCTTGTACAATATCGAGGACGTCTCCGGAGACGGCTCCGAATTCGATCGTTTGTTTGCCGACGGGGAAACCTTCCAAATCGGCAACGTGCCGGTTCGGACCATGCACACGCCGGGGCACACCCCGGCCTGTCTCACTTACGTGGTGAACGAGGAGGCGGCGTTCGTGGGCGACACCGTCTTCATGCCCGACTACGGCACCGCCCGCTGCGATTTTCCCAACGGCAGCTCCCAGGCGATGTATCGTTCGATCCGCGAGAAAATCCTGACCCTGCCCGGGGAGACCCAACTTTACATGTGCCACGATTACCGTCCCGGGGCGCCGGGAGAACGCCACGTGTCCACGGTGAAAGCCCAGCGGGAACGCAACCCTTTGGTTCACGACGGCACTTCCGAAGACCAATTCGTCAAAATCCGCGACGGCATCGACCAGGTGCTGGCGGCGCCCAAGTTTATCCTTCCCTCGCTTCAGGTCAATATTCGCGCCGGCCGGATGCCGCCGCCAGAGACGAACGACAAGCGCTATCTGAAGATTCCTCTGAATGTGTTGGGAAGCGGGAATTTGCCCCTGGATTTCTGA
- a CDS encoding cytochrome ubiquinol oxidase subunit I, translating to MGFDDTVVNLSRLQFAITALYHFLFVPLTLGLSFIMAIMESVYVMTGREIYREMTRFWGKLFGINYALGVTTGLPLEFQFGTNWAYYSHYVGDVFGPILAAEGLIAFFLESTFVGLFFLGWNRLSQLQHLIVTWLLAVGGSLSALWILIANAWMQYPVGAEFNFDTLRMELASFPEVFFNPVAQVKFVHTVAAGYTTGAMFVLGVSAWYLLKGRHLAMARRSFAIAASFGLASALSVIVLGDESGYSAGETQKVKLAAIEAAWETEEPPAGFALFGFPDQAARTTHYEIKIPYVLGLIATRSVDEEVLGIEDLEKHARERIHSGLIAYRALEDLRRDRDDAGARATLAAHQADLGYALLLKRYREDVLNASEAEIERAVRASIPHVAPLFWTFRGMVAAGFLMLFIFAAAFYYCARRVADRKRWLLKLAFYGMPLPWLASELGWFVAEYGRQPWTISGVLPTFLSASNVKSGDVWLSLSAFIGFYSVLLVVEMFLMVKLIRQGPAEGQPVQA from the coding sequence ATGGGATTCGATGACACCGTGGTCAATCTGTCCCGGCTGCAGTTTGCGATTACCGCGCTCTATCATTTCTTGTTCGTTCCGCTGACCCTGGGCCTGAGTTTCATCATGGCGATCATGGAGTCGGTCTATGTAATGACCGGGCGGGAAATCTACCGGGAGATGACCCGTTTTTGGGGCAAGCTGTTCGGAATCAATTACGCCCTGGGCGTGACCACCGGTTTGCCGTTGGAGTTCCAGTTCGGCACCAATTGGGCCTATTATTCCCATTACGTGGGCGATGTGTTCGGCCCGATCCTGGCCGCCGAAGGCCTGATCGCGTTTTTCCTGGAATCGACCTTTGTCGGTCTGTTCTTTCTCGGTTGGAATCGCCTGTCCCAGCTCCAGCATCTGATCGTGACCTGGCTGCTTGCTGTCGGCGGAAGTTTGTCGGCGTTGTGGATCTTGATCGCCAACGCCTGGATGCAATATCCGGTGGGGGCGGAGTTCAACTTCGACACCTTGAGGATGGAGCTGGCCAGCTTCCCCGAAGTGTTTTTCAATCCGGTGGCCCAGGTTAAATTCGTGCATACGGTGGCGGCCGGCTACACCACCGGGGCCATGTTCGTGCTCGGCGTGAGCGCGTGGTATCTCCTCAAGGGCAGGCATCTGGCCATGGCCCGACGCTCGTTTGCCATCGCCGCCAGTTTCGGGTTGGCGTCGGCGCTTTCGGTGATCGTGTTGGGGGATGAAAGCGGCTACAGCGCCGGCGAGACGCAAAAAGTCAAGCTGGCCGCCATCGAGGCCGCGTGGGAGACGGAAGAACCCCCGGCAGGATTCGCTCTGTTCGGCTTTCCCGATCAGGCGGCGAGAACCACCCACTATGAAATCAAGATTCCCTATGTGCTGGGCTTGATTGCCACCCGTTCGGTGGACGAAGAAGTGTTGGGGATCGAGGACCTGGAAAAACACGCGCGGGAAAGAATCCACAGTGGGCTCATCGCCTATCGCGCACTGGAGGATCTACGCCGCGACCGCGACGACGCCGGGGCTCGGGCAACGCTGGCCGCGCATCAGGCCGATCTGGGTTACGCCTTGCTCCTCAAGCGCTACCGGGAGGACGTTTTGAATGCGAGCGAAGCTGAAATCGAACGCGCCGTCCGCGCCAGCATTCCCCACGTGGCGCCCCTGTTTTGGACGTTCCGCGGCATGGTGGCCGCCGGTTTTCTGATGTTGTTCATCTTTGCCGCCGCTTTCTACTACTGTGCCCGCCGCGTCGCCGATCGCAAGCGCTGGCTTTTGAAGCTGGCCTTTTACGGCATGCCGCTTCCGTGGCTGGCATCGGAGTTGGGTTGGTTCGTGGCCGAATACGGCCGCCAGCCCTGGACCATCAGCGGGGTGCTGCCTACTTTTTTGAGCGCCTCCAACGTCAAGAGCGGCGATGTGTGGCTTAGCCTGAGTGCTTTTATCGGATTTTATTCGGTGCTGCTGGTGGTGGAAATGTTCTTGATGGTGAAACTCATCCGTCAAGGGCCGGCGGAAGGTCAACCGGTGCAGGCGTAA